The proteins below come from a single Mycolicibacterium sp. TY81 genomic window:
- a CDS encoding hemophore-related protein yields the protein MSFTTRMMVGAGSALVAVMASGAVATAQPDPTPIMYSTCTYPQVIAALTALDPGAAAELQANPIGVGYLHQLIASGPQQRKALITRAYNTPGAAQYTDLVLNVANTCNNF from the coding sequence ATGTCTTTCACCACTCGGATGATGGTCGGCGCGGGCTCGGCACTGGTCGCTGTCATGGCCAGCGGCGCAGTCGCCACCGCTCAGCCGGACCCCACCCCGATCATGTACTCGACCTGCACCTACCCGCAGGTGATCGCCGCTCTGACCGCACTCGACCCGGGTGCTGCCGCCGAGCTGCAGGCAAACCCGATCGGCGTCGGTTACCTGCACCAGCTGATCGCCTCGGGCCCGCAGCAGCGTAAGGCCCTGATCACGCGGGCGTACAACACCCCGGGTGCCGCTCAGTACACCGACCTGGTGCTGAACGTGGCCAACACCTGCAACAACTTCTGA
- the crcB gene encoding fluoride efflux transporter CrcB, whose translation MFGHDNRELAAVFVGGAIGTVARAALAVFAAPHPAHWPWPTFIVNIVGAFLLGYFTTRLLERLPVSSYQRPLLGTGVCGGLTTFSTMQVETVRMLQHGAYGLAAGYTVASILAGLAAVYLATVLVRRVRVRA comes from the coding sequence ATGTTCGGCCACGACAACCGAGAATTGGCCGCCGTCTTCGTCGGGGGCGCCATCGGCACCGTCGCGCGGGCCGCCCTCGCCGTCTTCGCCGCGCCCCATCCCGCGCACTGGCCCTGGCCCACGTTCATCGTGAACATCGTCGGCGCGTTCCTGCTCGGCTACTTCACCACCCGGCTGCTGGAGCGACTACCGGTATCGAGCTATCAGCGCCCGCTGCTCGGCACGGGCGTGTGCGGTGGCCTGACCACGTTCAGCACGATGCAGGTCGAGACGGTGCGGATGCTCCAACACGGCGCCTACGGGCTGGCCGCGGGCTACACGGTGGCCAGCATCCTCGCCGGCCTGGCCGCGGTCTACCTCGCCACCGTCCTGGTCCGACGGGTCCGGGTGCGGGCATGA
- the crcB gene encoding fluoride efflux transporter CrcB — MTAVIWLGVALIGGVGAVTRFLVDRAVSKRKSSSFPYGTFVVNLSGAWLLGFFGGLALPPNVALLAGTAFVGAYTTFSTWMLETQRLGEERQVWFALANIVASVVLGLAAAALGIWMGGLL; from the coding sequence ATGACGGCGGTCATCTGGCTGGGCGTCGCGCTGATCGGTGGCGTGGGCGCCGTGACGCGGTTCCTGGTGGACCGCGCGGTATCGAAACGCAAGAGCAGCAGCTTCCCGTACGGCACGTTCGTGGTGAACCTCAGCGGCGCCTGGCTGCTCGGCTTCTTCGGCGGTCTGGCGTTGCCTCCCAATGTCGCCTTGCTGGCCGGTACCGCGTTCGTCGGCGCCTACACGACGTTCTCGACGTGGATGCTGGAAACCCAACGCCTCGGCGAGGAACGACAGGTCTGGTTCGCGCTCGCCAACATCGTGGCGAGCGTGGTGCTGGGCCTGGCCGCCGCGGCGCTGGGAATATGGATGGGCGGCCTGCTGTGA
- the mbtN gene encoding mycobactin biosynthesis acyl-ACP dehydrogenase MbtN codes for MTTFETCTTESYRELLGEVFDERVREWTAEAEESERFPRKLIEYLGQSEVFAAKWGERQHPDVAKVFALAEELGKLGSAGIGVGVSLHDSAIAILRRFGKSDYLRDITEQAIRGEAVLCIGASEESGGSDLQIVETEVVSARGGFEVRGTKKFVSMSPIADHIMVVARSVDHDRESRHGSVVVISVPTTQVDVQTPYRKVGAGPLDTAAVHIDTWVPAEALVARAGTGLAAISWGLAQERLSVAGQIEANCRRIIGITLARMMKRRQFGQTLYEHQALRMRLADLHARVDLLRYGLAGLAAQGRMDLRAAAAIKVTAARLGVEVVDECMHIFGGAGYLVDETPLGRWWRDMKLARVGGGTDEVLWELVAAGMRPDYEGYDAVMSSPFIA; via the coding sequence GTGACCACTTTCGAGACGTGCACCACCGAGAGCTACCGGGAACTGCTGGGTGAGGTCTTCGATGAGCGCGTCCGCGAGTGGACCGCGGAAGCCGAGGAATCCGAACGCTTTCCGCGCAAACTCATCGAATATCTGGGCCAGTCCGAGGTTTTCGCGGCCAAGTGGGGCGAGCGCCAGCATCCGGACGTGGCGAAGGTGTTCGCACTCGCCGAGGAACTGGGCAAGCTCGGGTCCGCGGGGATCGGCGTCGGCGTCAGTCTGCATGACTCTGCCATCGCGATCCTGCGCCGGTTCGGCAAGTCCGACTATCTGCGCGACATCACCGAGCAGGCCATCCGGGGCGAGGCCGTGTTGTGCATCGGCGCGTCGGAAGAGTCCGGTGGTTCGGACCTGCAGATCGTCGAGACCGAAGTCGTCTCGGCGCGTGGCGGTTTCGAGGTCCGTGGCACCAAGAAGTTCGTGTCGATGTCACCCATCGCCGACCACATCATGGTGGTCGCCCGGAGCGTCGACCATGATCGGGAGAGCCGCCACGGCAGCGTCGTGGTGATCTCCGTGCCGACCACTCAGGTCGACGTGCAGACGCCCTATCGCAAGGTGGGTGCCGGTCCGCTCGATACCGCGGCGGTCCACATCGACACCTGGGTGCCGGCAGAAGCGTTGGTGGCGCGGGCGGGCACCGGCCTGGCCGCCATCTCCTGGGGATTGGCGCAGGAGCGGCTGTCGGTCGCCGGTCAGATCGAGGCGAATTGCCGCAGGATCATCGGAATCACGTTGGCTCGCATGATGAAACGGCGCCAGTTCGGCCAAACGTTGTACGAGCATCAAGCACTGCGGATGCGACTGGCCGACCTGCATGCTCGGGTCGATCTGCTGCGCTACGGCCTCGCGGGTTTGGCCGCGCAGGGACGTATGGACCTGCGCGCGGCCGCGGCCATCAAGGTCACCGCGGCGCGACTCGGCGTCGAGGTTGTCGACGAGTGCATGCACATCTTCGGCGGTGCCGGATATCTGGTGGACGAGACGCCGCTGGGCCGGTGGTGGCGCGACATGAAGCTCGCCCGGGTCGGCGGTGGCACCGACGAGGTGCTCTGGGAACTCGTGGCGGCGGGGATGCGTCCCGACTACGAGGGGTACGACGCGGTGATGTCCTCACCGTTCATCGCTTGA
- the mbtM gene encoding long-chain-fatty acid--ACP ligase MbtM, producing the protein MASALSEVMTRSTRDLVTLDPKTGCWQRHPWQEVHARAENVAARVDGQSRIGLVGEPTVEFLAGIYGAILAGAAVSILPGPVRGADTATWAGATRNRFAGIGIRTVLSHGKHLELLRAGTTDADLHDVNTVAHEHRSTTFVPSRTADFGILQGTAGSTGTPRTAQIPADAALANLRGLVSRISVTDADRGHSWLPIYHDMGLAFMLTMTLGGGELWQAPTTAFSASPFNWLKWLTESRATMTAAPNMAFGLLGKYARLVSDVDLGALRFALNGGEPVDCDGTNRFATEMAKFGFDANALCPSYGLAESTCAVTVPAPGGGLRCDDVTVSIDGHNTVRRYAVLGRPIDGMEVRIAPTDVPHELAGRDVGEVQVRGTSMMAGYLGQDPIDPETWFATGDLGYLTDDGLVVCGRLKELITVAGRNIFPTEIEQVAARADGVREGAVVAVSANDAGARQGLVIAAEFKGDDESTSRSQVVSLVASECGIVPADVVFLKPGSLPRTSSGKLRRLEVRRTLETVGS; encoded by the coding sequence CTGGCCTCCGCCCTGTCCGAAGTGATGACCCGGTCCACACGCGACCTGGTGACCCTCGACCCGAAAACCGGTTGCTGGCAACGACATCCGTGGCAGGAGGTGCACGCCCGCGCCGAGAACGTCGCCGCACGCGTCGACGGCCAGAGCCGAATCGGCCTGGTCGGCGAACCCACGGTCGAATTTTTGGCAGGCATCTACGGCGCGATTCTCGCCGGCGCCGCGGTATCCATCCTTCCCGGACCGGTCCGCGGGGCCGACACCGCCACCTGGGCCGGCGCCACCAGGAACCGGTTCGCCGGTATCGGCATCCGTACGGTGCTCAGCCACGGCAAGCATCTCGAACTGTTGCGCGCCGGCACCACCGATGCGGACCTGCACGACGTCAATACCGTTGCCCACGAACATCGTTCGACAACCTTCGTACCCTCGCGGACTGCCGACTTCGGCATCCTGCAGGGCACGGCGGGATCGACCGGCACGCCCCGCACCGCCCAGATCCCAGCGGACGCGGCGTTGGCGAACCTGCGTGGCCTGGTCTCGCGGATCAGCGTCACCGATGCCGATCGTGGCCATTCGTGGCTGCCGATCTACCACGACATGGGTCTGGCGTTCATGCTCACCATGACGCTCGGCGGCGGCGAGCTGTGGCAGGCACCCACCACCGCGTTCTCCGCGTCGCCGTTCAACTGGCTCAAGTGGTTGACCGAGAGCAGGGCAACCATGACCGCCGCCCCGAACATGGCTTTCGGACTGCTCGGCAAGTACGCGCGTCTCGTCAGCGATGTCGACTTGGGCGCGCTGAGGTTCGCACTCAACGGCGGCGAGCCCGTCGACTGCGACGGCACCAATCGATTCGCGACCGAGATGGCCAAGTTCGGCTTCGATGCGAACGCCCTGTGTCCGTCGTACGGCCTCGCCGAATCGACTTGCGCGGTAACCGTTCCCGCCCCGGGCGGCGGGCTGCGCTGCGACGACGTGACCGTCTCCATCGACGGCCACAACACCGTCCGCAGGTACGCGGTACTCGGCCGGCCGATCGACGGCATGGAAGTCCGCATCGCACCCACGGATGTGCCGCACGAACTAGCCGGACGCGATGTGGGCGAAGTCCAGGTACGCGGCACCTCGATGATGGCCGGCTATCTCGGGCAAGACCCCATCGATCCTGAAACGTGGTTCGCCACCGGTGATCTCGGGTACCTCACCGACGACGGCCTGGTCGTGTGCGGCCGGCTCAAGGAACTCATCACCGTAGCCGGGCGCAATATCTTTCCCACCGAGATCGAGCAGGTGGCCGCCCGCGCCGACGGCGTGCGCGAGGGCGCCGTCGTGGCGGTGAGCGCCAACGATGCCGGCGCCCGACAGGGTTTGGTGATCGCCGCGGAGTTCAAGGGCGACGACGAGTCGACCTCCCGCAGCCAAGTGGTGTCACTGGTTGCGTCCGAGTGCGGCATCGTGCCGGCAGACGTGGTGTTCCTCAAACCAGGGTCCCTGCCGCGCACCTCATCGGGGAAGCTCCGGCGCCTCGAAGTAAGACGCACCCTGGAAACGGTGGGATCGTGA
- a CDS encoding GNAT family N-acetyltransferase → MTEIDLGPVLPRELTSLSAEVRAVGAPPVPQLVGPWAVRLVDADADAEMLSEWMNRPHLAEAWEYDRPPAWWRRHLQAQLEGEYSRPLLVSYQDKAMGYLELYWAAKDSIAPCYDAEPHDLGLHAAIADERFVNRGLGPLLMPQVLASLFELVPSCRRVMFDPDHRNTGARRLVEHGGAEFLGEHDMANRRMALYALARPSS, encoded by the coding sequence ATGACCGAGATTGATCTGGGGCCGGTGCTACCGCGCGAGTTGACCTCACTGTCCGCTGAAGTGCGAGCGGTGGGTGCACCACCCGTTCCGCAGCTCGTCGGCCCGTGGGCCGTGCGCCTTGTCGACGCCGACGCCGATGCCGAGATGCTGTCCGAATGGATGAACCGACCGCATCTGGCGGAGGCCTGGGAGTACGACCGACCGCCGGCATGGTGGCGGCGGCACCTGCAGGCGCAGCTCGAGGGTGAGTACTCGCGACCGTTGCTGGTCAGCTACCAGGACAAGGCCATGGGCTACCTCGAGCTGTACTGGGCCGCCAAGGATTCCATTGCTCCTTGCTACGACGCCGAGCCCCATGATCTGGGACTGCACGCCGCGATCGCCGATGAGCGCTTCGTCAACAGGGGACTGGGACCGCTGTTGATGCCCCAGGTGTTGGCGAGCCTGTTCGAACTGGTGCCGTCGTGCCGTCGGGTGATGTTCGATCCCGACCACCGCAACACGGGTGCGCGCCGGCTGGTCGAGCATGGTGGCGCCGAATTCCTCGGTGAACACGACATGGCCAACCGCAGGATGGCGCTGTACGCGCTGGCGCGCCCATCCAGCTGA
- a CDS encoding YceI family protein has protein sequence MAKRLLLLLAVLAVVGVCAGPWFYRTQMEGAPAPALTLPSTHRPASTNLDGKWIVAAGPDDEANRSQAGYRARQQLLWETVTVTGRTNSVRGDATVAGGTLQAASFVVDVATMQSPHRGRDDRFRGTDVMDAAKFPTAKLAVVDPVDLSSIAGDGTPTTMEVSAQLTLKGVARQVAVRLDVQRSGNGVVAVGQIPVTFADYGIVPPAPPVGLLAVDPIVTIEFLVNLVKR, from the coding sequence GTGGCAAAAAGGCTTCTGCTGTTGCTGGCAGTGCTCGCCGTCGTGGGGGTGTGCGCGGGACCGTGGTTCTACCGAACCCAGATGGAAGGCGCCCCGGCTCCGGCCCTGACCTTGCCGTCCACTCATCGACCGGCCAGCACCAACCTCGACGGTAAATGGATCGTGGCCGCGGGCCCCGACGATGAGGCCAACCGCTCCCAGGCCGGCTACCGCGCCCGGCAACAGCTGTTGTGGGAAACCGTGACCGTCACCGGGCGGACCAACTCGGTCCGGGGCGACGCCACTGTTGCCGGTGGCACGCTGCAGGCGGCGAGCTTCGTCGTCGACGTGGCAACCATGCAGTCGCCGCACCGCGGCCGTGACGACAGGTTCCGCGGCACCGACGTGATGGACGCCGCCAAGTTCCCGACGGCCAAACTCGCCGTCGTCGACCCGGTCGACCTGTCGTCCATCGCCGGCGACGGCACGCCCACGACCATGGAGGTGTCGGCGCAACTGACGCTCAAGGGCGTCGCCCGGCAGGTCGCGGTGCGATTGGACGTCCAGCGCTCGGGCAACGGAGTTGTGGCCGTGGGCCAGATCCCCGTCACCTTCGCCGATTACGGCATCGTGCCACCGGCGCCGCCGGTGGGACTGCTGGCCGTCGATCCCATCGTCACCATCGAGTTCCTGGTGAATCTCGTCAAGCGATGA
- the pgm gene encoding phosphoglucomutase (alpha-D-glucose-1,6-bisphosphate-dependent), producing the protein MTANPRAGQPAQPDDLIDVAHVVTAYYTVAPDPENVDQQVVFGTSGHRGSSLDAAFNEPHILATTQAIAEYRAAQGTTGPLFIGRDTHALSEPAWVTALEVLAGNEVVAMIDAADRYTPTPAVSHAILTFNRGREGDLADGIVVTPSHNPPCDGGFKYNPPNGGPADTDATSAIAKRANEILRDGLRDVKRMPLARALGSTERHDYLNAYVEDLPNVVDLHAIRAEGVRIGADPLGGASVDYWAAIAERHQLDLTVVNPLVDATWRFMTLDTDGKIRMDCSSPNAMASLIANRDRYQIATGNDADSDRHGIVTPDGGLLNPNHYLAVAIDYLYTHRAGWPGSTAVGKTAVSSSIIDRVVAGLGRQLVEVPVGFKWFVDGLLSGTIGFGGEESAGASFLRTDGSVWTTDKDGIILALLASEILAVTGKSPSQRYAELTEKYGAPTDARIDAPANREQKARLSKLSAEQVTATELAGEPIVAKLTAAPGNGAPLGGLKVTTENAWFAARPSGTEDVYKIYAESFKGPEHLAQVQAAAREVVNTVIA; encoded by the coding sequence ATGACGGCCAACCCGCGCGCCGGCCAACCGGCCCAGCCAGATGACCTGATCGACGTGGCCCACGTGGTCACCGCCTACTACACCGTGGCGCCCGATCCCGAGAACGTCGATCAACAGGTGGTCTTCGGCACGTCGGGCCACCGCGGATCGAGTCTGGACGCGGCGTTCAACGAGCCGCACATCCTGGCCACCACACAGGCGATCGCCGAGTACCGCGCCGCGCAGGGCACCACCGGACCGCTGTTCATCGGCCGTGATACCCATGCCTTGTCCGAGCCGGCCTGGGTCACGGCGCTCGAGGTGCTGGCCGGCAACGAGGTCGTCGCGATGATCGACGCCGCCGACCGCTACACGCCCACACCGGCGGTCAGCCACGCCATCTTGACCTTCAACCGCGGCCGGGAAGGCGACCTCGCCGACGGCATCGTCGTCACCCCCTCGCACAACCCGCCGTGCGACGGTGGCTTCAAATACAACCCGCCCAACGGCGGCCCGGCCGACACCGATGCGACGAGCGCGATTGCCAAGCGCGCCAACGAGATTCTGCGCGACGGGCTGCGCGACGTGAAGCGGATGCCACTGGCGCGTGCGCTGGGCTCGACGGAGCGGCACGACTACCTCAATGCCTACGTCGAGGATCTGCCGAATGTGGTTGACCTGCATGCCATTCGCGCAGAGGGGGTGCGCATCGGCGCGGACCCGCTCGGCGGCGCCAGCGTCGACTACTGGGCCGCCATCGCCGAACGGCACCAGTTGGACCTGACCGTGGTGAACCCGCTGGTGGACGCGACCTGGCGGTTCATGACGCTCGACACCGACGGCAAGATCCGGATGGACTGCAGCTCGCCGAACGCCATGGCGTCACTGATCGCGAATCGCGACCGCTACCAGATCGCCACCGGCAACGACGCGGACTCGGACCGGCACGGCATCGTCACGCCCGACGGGGGCCTGCTCAACCCGAACCACTATCTCGCCGTGGCCATCGACTACCTGTACACGCATCGGGCGGGGTGGCCGGGTTCCACCGCGGTGGGCAAGACCGCGGTCAGCTCGTCGATCATCGACCGCGTGGTGGCCGGGCTGGGACGCCAGCTGGTGGAGGTGCCGGTCGGCTTCAAGTGGTTCGTGGACGGATTGCTCAGCGGCACAATCGGCTTCGGTGGCGAGGAGAGTGCCGGGGCGTCGTTCCTGCGCACCGACGGGAGCGTCTGGACCACCGACAAGGACGGCATCATCCTGGCGCTGCTGGCCTCGGAGATCCTGGCGGTCACCGGTAAGTCGCCGTCGCAGCGCTACGCCGAGCTGACCGAAAAGTACGGTGCCCCAACCGATGCCCGTATCGACGCGCCGGCCAACCGCGAACAGAAGGCGCGATTGTCGAAGCTGTCGGCCGAACAGGTCACCGCGACCGAGCTGGCGGGCGAACCGATCGTTGCCAAGCTCACGGCCGCGCCGGGCAACGGCGCGCCGCTCGGCGGGCTGAAGGTGACCACCGAGAACGCCTGGTTCGCCGCGCGGCCCTCGGGGACCGAGGACGTCTACAAGATCTACGCCGAGTCGTTCAAGGGTCCGGAACATCTGGCGCAGGTCCAGGCCGCGGCGCGGGAAGTGGTGAATACAGTCATAGCGTGA
- a CDS encoding DUF190 domain-containing protein has product MSDSTDYLKLTTYFVERQRHQGRRFLAEELLDLYAAENVATSVVLRGIAGFGPRHQLRTDQTLSQSEDLPVAIAAVDTADKIAALAEQTVELTTRGLVTLERARLLTTAKVGAHTKLTVYVGRQHRVNGRPAHIAVCDLLHRSGFACASVFLGVDGTVRGRRERARFLNRNTDVPVMIIAIGDGDRAAAVLPELERLLPDPLVTVERAELCKRAGTLLARPGALPAHDAGGTPLWQKLMVYTTEDTLHGGEPVHREIVRRLRAIEASRGVTVLRGIWGFHDRRTPHGDRLFQLGRQVPVTTIVVDTPENISTAFDLIDEVTADHGVVTCERVPALVSIDNGNRDGGTSLGHFLS; this is encoded by the coding sequence GTGAGCGACTCCACGGACTACCTGAAACTCACCACGTATTTCGTTGAGCGCCAACGTCATCAGGGCCGCCGCTTCCTCGCCGAGGAGCTGCTCGACCTCTACGCCGCCGAAAACGTCGCCACCAGCGTGGTGCTGCGCGGCATCGCGGGATTCGGGCCACGGCACCAGCTGCGCACCGATCAGACCCTGAGCCAGTCCGAGGACCTGCCGGTGGCCATCGCGGCGGTGGACACCGCCGACAAGATCGCCGCACTGGCCGAGCAAACCGTGGAGCTGACGACGCGCGGACTGGTCACGCTCGAACGCGCGCGCCTGCTCACCACCGCAAAGGTCGGCGCGCACACCAAGCTCACCGTCTATGTCGGCCGCCAGCACCGGGTCAATGGCCGGCCGGCCCACATCGCGGTGTGCGACCTGCTCCACCGCAGCGGATTCGCCTGCGCCTCCGTCTTTCTCGGGGTCGACGGCACGGTCCGCGGCCGCCGTGAACGGGCCCGGTTCCTGAACCGCAACACGGACGTTCCCGTCATGATCATCGCGATCGGCGACGGCGACCGCGCGGCCGCGGTCCTGCCCGAGCTGGAGCGGCTGCTGCCCGACCCGTTGGTGACGGTGGAGCGAGCCGAGCTGTGCAAGCGGGCCGGGACACTCCTGGCCCGCCCGGGTGCGCTGCCGGCGCACGACGCCGGCGGAACTCCGTTGTGGCAGAAGCTCATGGTGTACACCACCGAGGACACGCTGCACGGCGGCGAGCCGGTGCACCGCGAGATCGTGCGCCGACTGCGCGCCATCGAGGCCAGCCGCGGCGTCACGGTCCTGCGTGGCATCTGGGGCTTCCATGACCGACGGACGCCGCATGGCGACCGGTTGTTTCAGCTCGGCCGCCAGGTCCCTGTCACGACCATCGTGGTCGACACCCCCGAAAACATCTCTACCGCTTTCGATCTCATCGACGAAGTGACCGCCGACCACGGCGTGGTCACCTGTGAACGCGTGCCGGCGCTAGTCTCCATCGACAATGGAAACCGGGACGGTGGTACCAGTCTGGGACACTTCCTCAGCTAG
- a CDS encoding RNase A-like domain-containing protein: MVSIPDLEHWNVAALQQVFAVSQNAGKSLQKLGEGLDGTAAGLTDWMGPASEAWRSEHGKLRTDVTEQHGQTQAVGQIITTAIDDVLWCINELKDARASAEALGMKVNADGSVTDPNAGNLTDQVEADEREQVRSTAEARLKHLLSVADTTETEVANALRAAVGDPTATVPANAPRPTPPATKQAAAGEQPKPGEKPPAATDPLGQLLGVSDKPDSNSPWTRQPAPGRPDKPPTNPLDVLAGQHDKPASVPPAADAAGKPTNPLDLLAGKDGKPGADPNYTHNPLLAPIVKADPSVLDRQAAKVDAARQAVDAAQAKLDAAAGPALWDGPLKGPGRDVTDPLTQQLMDARRNLTTETKLLQDMNGASAEAGGRTVPVPKLPENADVQSWPAQPTFGEQAAKGLTDVSHDLNKGTFGLVPDVAQDIHTFNHWGDASAGERTGAVLDAAGLVPGGKLVGEVHHGWEALAGVGRHADDISTPHVDVPAPHHDDVPPVEHHATGDAPVEHHVSGDSGHVAPYGVEDTTALLGASEAAGGHLLDRHVGQTVEDLSSRLDATRLPVVSSFGTADEAASAVSAALQHNRQIIDEWISSGAVGKVELDAPFVGGEVLRRGAAEAVAGSGVRVVLKGDGAGGWYVLTGFPTP; this comes from the coding sequence GTGGTCTCAATCCCGGACCTCGAACACTGGAACGTCGCTGCCCTGCAACAGGTGTTCGCCGTCTCGCAGAACGCCGGCAAGAGCCTGCAGAAGCTCGGCGAGGGCCTCGACGGCACCGCGGCAGGCCTGACCGATTGGATGGGTCCGGCGTCGGAAGCGTGGCGCTCCGAGCACGGCAAGCTGCGCACCGATGTCACCGAGCAGCACGGGCAGACTCAAGCGGTTGGTCAGATCATCACCACCGCCATCGATGACGTGCTGTGGTGCATCAACGAATTGAAGGACGCTCGTGCCTCAGCGGAAGCCCTAGGAATGAAGGTCAACGCGGACGGTTCGGTGACCGATCCGAATGCTGGCAATTTGACTGATCAAGTGGAAGCCGACGAACGCGAGCAGGTGCGATCCACCGCCGAAGCGCGGCTGAAACACCTTCTCTCCGTTGCCGATACGACCGAAACTGAAGTTGCCAATGCCCTGCGGGCGGCTGTTGGCGATCCGACGGCCACCGTCCCTGCGAACGCGCCGCGACCTACACCACCAGCCACTAAGCAGGCGGCTGCCGGCGAGCAGCCGAAACCCGGCGAAAAACCACCAGCCGCAACCGATCCGCTGGGTCAGCTGCTGGGTGTCTCTGACAAACCCGACTCCAATTCGCCGTGGACGAGGCAACCTGCTCCCGGCCGGCCGGACAAGCCGCCGACGAACCCGCTGGACGTGCTCGCTGGCCAGCATGACAAACCGGCCAGCGTGCCTCCGGCTGCCGACGCGGCGGGCAAGCCAACCAATCCGTTGGACCTGCTAGCCGGCAAGGACGGCAAGCCCGGTGCTGATCCGAATTACACCCACAACCCACTACTGGCCCCGATCGTCAAGGCCGACCCGTCGGTCCTGGATCGGCAAGCGGCGAAAGTTGATGCAGCCCGCCAGGCTGTCGATGCCGCGCAGGCAAAGCTGGATGCCGCCGCTGGTCCGGCCCTCTGGGATGGGCCCCTTAAGGGGCCGGGCCGGGATGTCACTGACCCGCTGACGCAGCAGCTGATGGATGCGCGGCGCAACCTCACCACCGAGACGAAGCTCCTGCAGGACATGAACGGTGCCTCGGCCGAGGCCGGTGGCCGGACCGTCCCGGTCCCCAAGCTTCCCGAGAACGCCGATGTGCAGTCGTGGCCGGCGCAGCCCACCTTTGGTGAACAGGCGGCCAAAGGCCTGACCGATGTCAGCCACGATCTCAACAAAGGAACGTTCGGTCTGGTGCCGGACGTCGCTCAGGACATTCACACCTTTAACCACTGGGGTGACGCGTCGGCCGGTGAACGGACTGGAGCAGTCCTCGATGCCGCAGGTCTGGTGCCAGGCGGAAAACTGGTCGGAGAAGTTCACCACGGTTGGGAAGCCCTCGCCGGAGTCGGCCGCCACGCAGACGACATCTCGACTCCGCACGTCGATGTACCGGCGCCACACCACGACGACGTGCCACCGGTGGAACATCACGCGACAGGTGATGCTCCCGTCGAGCACCATGTCAGCGGAGATTCGGGACACGTTGCACCGTATGGCGTCGAGGACACCACAGCACTATTGGGAGCAAGCGAAGCGGCGGGCGGACACCTTCTCGATCGGCATGTCGGCCAAACCGTCGAGGACCTGTCGTCGAGACTGGACGCAACCCGGTTGCCAGTGGTGTCGTCGTTCGGAACCGCTGACGAAGCTGCCTCCGCTGTTAGCGCCGCGCTCCAGCACAATCGACAAATAATTGACGAGTGGATATCGAGTGGAGCTGTCGGCAAGGTCGAACTGGACGCACCGTTTGTCGGTGGTGAGGTGCTTCGTCGCGGAGCGGCCGAAGCGGTAGCAGGAAGTGGAGTTAGAGTCGTGCTCAAAGGAGACGGGGCAGGTGGATGGTACGTGTTGACAGGATTCCCGACACCGTGA